A DNA window from Nitrospira sp. contains the following coding sequences:
- a CDS encoding Peroxiredoxin (MaGe:77307493): protein MSDVAPEIKVGDTAPDFNLKDQDQKDVKLSDYRGKKNVVLAFYPLDWSPVCQGENKCLTDDFPKFQNANAELFGISCDSFFSHKAWADSMDLKHRLLADMHRTTAKAYGLYFEPLNCSKRATVIVDKNGKVAYAKVQEIKVAREDKDILEALAKLG from the coding sequence ATGAGTGATGTAGCCCCGGAAATTAAGGTCGGCGATACCGCCCCGGATTTCAATCTGAAGGACCAAGACCAGAAGGACGTGAAGTTGAGCGACTATCGCGGCAAGAAAAATGTCGTGCTGGCGTTCTATCCGCTGGATTGGAGCCCGGTGTGCCAAGGGGAGAACAAGTGCTTGACCGATGACTTCCCCAAGTTCCAAAACGCCAATGCCGAACTCTTCGGCATCAGCTGCGACAGCTTCTTCTCGCACAAGGCCTGGGCGGACTCCATGGACCTGAAGCACCGCTTATTGGCCGATATGCATCGGACCACGGCCAAAGCCTACGGACTCTATTTCGAGCCGTTGAACTGCTCCAAGCGCGCCACCGTCATTGTCGACAAGAACGGCAAGGTGGCCTATGCGAAAGTGCAGGAGATCAAGGTCGCTCGCGAAGACAAGGACATCCTCGAAGCCTTGGCAAAGCTTGGCTAA
- a CDS encoding Thioredoxin domain-containing protein (MaGe:77307494) yields the protein MAGTVEDVRDENYKEFTDSPGAVVAYGLATCEPCKTYDPILEETAAKFPNIKIGKAKMHVPGRCREIKKTHTFETYPTTHFFANGQLLLTREGVVEPAELAALISEHLAK from the coding sequence ATGGCGGGAACGGTGGAAGACGTTCGAGATGAGAACTACAAAGAGTTCACCGATAGCCCCGGCGCGGTCGTCGCCTATGGGCTCGCCACATGCGAACCCTGCAAGACCTATGACCCCATCCTAGAGGAAACCGCCGCAAAGTTTCCGAACATCAAGATCGGCAAGGCCAAGATGCATGTCCCCGGCCGCTGTCGGGAGATCAAAAAGACCCACACCTTTGAAACTTATCCTACGACGCACTTCTTCGCGAACGGCCAGCTCCTCCTGACCCGAGAAGGCGTCGTCGAACCAGCTGAACTCGCGGCATTGATTTCAGAGCACCTCGCGAAGTAG
- a CDS encoding Nuclear transport factor 2 family protein (MaGe:77307495) — translation MKFQPVWVMLFTASFGWTVSAWAGQDEEAVLHTITQAVAGTATFSESRDKQAVLMLYADDYTGTQDGQPETKEAIDRWLTDYESELKQGNRLRFIGAVSNLKTGLEGATAWAIYDYMFQAVRDGEIEGQDAGTCTSLLRKERSVWRIFHDHCSKSKAAKP, via the coding sequence ATGAAGTTCCAGCCGGTGTGGGTCATGCTTTTTACGGCCTCTTTTGGATGGACTGTGTCCGCATGGGCGGGGCAGGACGAAGAAGCGGTCCTTCATACAATCACGCAAGCCGTTGCCGGTACCGCCACCTTTTCAGAATCACGCGATAAGCAGGCCGTCTTGATGTTGTATGCGGACGATTACACGGGAACTCAAGATGGCCAGCCAGAAACCAAAGAGGCTATTGATCGTTGGTTGACTGACTACGAATCTGAACTGAAGCAGGGCAATCGATTGCGTTTCATTGGAGCCGTGTCGAATCTCAAGACCGGCCTTGAGGGGGCGACGGCCTGGGCGATCTACGACTATATGTTTCAGGCTGTCAGAGACGGTGAGATCGAGGGGCAAGACGCGGGCACCTGCACGAGTCTTTTGCGTAAAGAGCGTTCAGTCTGGCGTATTTTTCATGATCACTGTTCGAAATCGAAAGCCGCAAAGCCGTGA
- a CDS encoding putative 6-pyruvoyltetrahydropterin synthase (Evidence 3 : Putative function from multiple computational evidences; Product type e : enzyme; MaGe:77307496), with protein MMPSVLLTKRIEFSAAHRYIKPEWDEAKNRAVFGACYNPPAHGHNYLLEVTVSGEVDPKTGMVINLFDLKQVLLAVIEEFDHMNFNLDLPYFRDRIPTSENIARVLWTKLAVQSDIGTLDQVRLYEDEDLYADITAAGGLDVASVTRRYSFTALLDAHQGHTWDCFVTVHGTIDPVTGMVTDIGALDRLVQERVIRVCDRQDLREILKAPAANGAHLAEYIWHALVSHLPSGSLTNVRIVQSRDLSFDYHR; from the coding sequence ATGATGCCGTCTGTTCTGCTGACTAAGCGAATCGAATTTTCCGCGGCGCACCGGTATATCAAGCCGGAGTGGGATGAGGCAAAAAATCGCGCGGTGTTCGGCGCCTGCTATAACCCGCCCGCGCATGGGCACAATTATCTGCTGGAAGTGACGGTGTCGGGCGAGGTGGATCCCAAGACCGGCATGGTTATTAATTTGTTCGATTTGAAGCAAGTGCTGCTTGCGGTGATCGAAGAATTCGATCACATGAATTTCAACCTCGACCTGCCCTATTTCCGCGACCGGATTCCGACGTCGGAAAACATCGCGCGTGTGCTCTGGACCAAGCTGGCAGTGCAATCGGATATCGGCACCTTGGACCAGGTTCGGCTCTATGAAGATGAGGATCTCTACGCGGATATCACGGCGGCCGGCGGGCTCGATGTGGCTAGCGTTACCCGGCGGTATTCCTTTACGGCGTTGCTGGATGCCCATCAGGGACATACGTGGGACTGCTTTGTGACCGTGCATGGGACCATCGATCCGGTCACCGGCATGGTGACGGATATCGGGGCGCTGGACCGCCTGGTGCAGGAGCGGGTCATACGGGTCTGCGACCGGCAGGATCTCCGCGAGATTCTCAAGGCGCCTGCGGCCAACGGGGCGCACCTGGCTGAATACATCTGGCACGCGCTCGTGTCCCATCTCCCATCCGGATCGTTGACGAATGTCCGTATCGTGCAGTCTCGCGATCTGTCGTTCGACTACCACCGGTAG
- a CDS encoding hypothetical protein (Evidence 4 : Unknown function but conserved in other organisms; MaGe:77307497) yields MNALLPSDIIPYTDYERQRDVFRARIIQLKTRRRISVGPLITLVFENRETLLFQIQEMVRVERIFDPAKVQEELDVYNALLPAKSELSATLLIEITDETRMKEWLDAFMGLDHGQKVAITVGGERIYAEFEGGHSHETKISAVHFIRFKIASSIKDLLADLRVPVSLSVQHGGYQAEVPVPGSMREEWLRDLEG; encoded by the coding sequence ATGAACGCGCTGCTTCCCAGCGACATCATTCCCTACACCGATTATGAGCGGCAACGCGACGTGTTTCGCGCGCGCATCATCCAGTTGAAAACGAGACGGCGGATCTCGGTCGGCCCGCTGATCACCTTGGTGTTTGAAAATCGTGAGACCCTTTTGTTTCAGATCCAGGAGATGGTGCGGGTTGAGCGAATTTTCGACCCGGCCAAGGTCCAAGAAGAACTCGATGTGTACAATGCGCTGCTGCCGGCCAAGAGTGAACTGAGTGCCACCTTGTTGATCGAAATCACCGATGAAACCAGAATGAAGGAGTGGCTCGATGCCTTCATGGGGCTGGATCATGGGCAGAAGGTGGCCATCACGGTCGGGGGCGAGCGCATCTACGCCGAATTCGAAGGCGGCCATAGTCACGAGACGAAAATCAGCGCCGTGCATTTCATCCGGTTCAAGATCGCCTCATCGATCAAGGACCTGCTCGCGGATCTGCGTGTGCCAGTGAGCCTGTCCGTGCAGCATGGCGGCTATCAGGCGGAGGTTCCGGTGCCAGGCAGCATGCGCGAAGAATGGTTGCGAGATTTGGAGGGATGA
- a CDS encoding hypothetical protein (Evidence 4 : Unknown function but conserved in other organisms; MaGe:77307498) encodes MKTLSLIQPPDPAQLAKDTLRVYEICDGCRRCFNLCPSFNTLLDGIDRHDGDVDKVMSAEHQQVVDECYYCKLCYNHCPYTPPHQYQLDFPKLMILWKQRYAAERGVRWRDRLLIQTDLIGRLSTISAGFSNWMLSFGPVRRLMETVVGVHRDRKIMHFSTETFSRWFQRRPVQAPSKAPQKKVALFASCLVNYQASDVGKATVQVLEKNGIQVVVPEQQCCGMPSFDIGDTAAMQKAAQANLRSLQPWVEQGYDVVVPVPSCSLMLKREYPELLGGEESKKVGERTFDVCEYLIKLKKEGALVTDFVNKPGRVAYQIPCHLRDQNIGFKSKELMECAGAQVEVIEKCSGHDGSWSAKTEFFPLSMTIAKKAVQAIEQAPADLVASDCPLAGLQLDQAGAPAHVGGKATKHPIQIVRDAYGLPS; translated from the coding sequence GTGAAAACCTTAAGCCTGATTCAGCCGCCCGACCCCGCGCAGCTGGCGAAGGATACGCTGCGGGTGTATGAAATCTGCGACGGATGCCGTCGCTGTTTCAACCTGTGCCCGTCCTTTAACACTCTTCTCGACGGAATCGACCGGCACGACGGTGATGTGGATAAAGTGATGTCGGCCGAGCATCAGCAGGTGGTGGACGAATGCTACTACTGCAAGCTCTGTTACAACCATTGTCCCTATACGCCGCCACATCAGTACCAGCTCGACTTTCCCAAGCTCATGATCCTGTGGAAGCAACGGTATGCCGCCGAACGAGGGGTGCGCTGGCGCGACCGGCTGCTGATCCAGACCGATCTCATCGGGCGGCTGTCGACGATCTCCGCCGGATTCTCCAATTGGATGTTGAGTTTCGGGCCTGTGCGCCGGTTGATGGAAACGGTTGTCGGAGTGCATCGCGACCGAAAGATCATGCATTTCTCGACCGAAACCTTTTCACGCTGGTTTCAGCGGCGTCCGGTCCAGGCTCCGTCGAAGGCGCCGCAAAAGAAAGTGGCGCTGTTCGCCAGTTGTCTGGTGAATTATCAGGCCTCCGATGTCGGGAAGGCCACGGTGCAAGTCTTGGAGAAAAACGGCATCCAAGTGGTTGTGCCGGAGCAGCAATGTTGCGGGATGCCCTCGTTCGATATCGGGGACACGGCGGCGATGCAGAAGGCGGCGCAGGCTAATCTTCGCTCCCTACAGCCCTGGGTCGAGCAGGGGTACGATGTGGTGGTGCCTGTGCCGAGTTGCAGCCTGATGCTCAAGCGCGAATATCCTGAATTGCTCGGCGGGGAAGAGTCCAAGAAGGTCGGCGAGCGGACCTTCGATGTCTGTGAATACCTGATAAAGCTCAAGAAAGAAGGTGCGCTGGTCACCGATTTTGTGAACAAGCCTGGCCGGGTGGCCTACCAGATTCCTTGCCATCTTCGCGACCAGAATATCGGATTCAAATCGAAGGAGCTGATGGAATGCGCCGGAGCGCAGGTCGAAGTGATCGAGAAATGCTCCGGCCATGACGGCTCCTGGTCGGCCAAAACGGAGTTTTTCCCGCTGTCCATGACCATTGCCAAGAAGGCGGTGCAGGCCATCGAACAGGCGCCGGCCGATCTTGTGGCGTCTGACTGTCCGCTGGCCGGGCTCCAGCTGGATCAAGCCGGCGCGCCAGCGCATGTGGGTGGCAAGGCGACAAAGCACCCGATTCAGATTGTGCGCGATGCCTATGGGCTGCCGTCATGA
- a CDS encoding Rubrerythrin (MaGe:77307499): MGKSLKGTKSHENLKSAFAGESQANRRYLYFARRADIEGYPDVGGLFRDTSEAETGHAFGHLDFLKEVGDPVTGVPIGNTEDNLKSAIEGETYEYTQMYPGMAKTARDEGFIELAEWFETLAKAERSHANRFQKGFDGLKQG, translated from the coding sequence ATGGGGAAAAGTTTGAAGGGAACCAAAAGCCACGAGAATTTGAAGAGCGCATTTGCCGGCGAGTCGCAGGCCAATCGCCGCTATCTCTATTTCGCGCGCCGCGCCGACATCGAAGGTTATCCCGATGTTGGCGGGCTCTTCCGCGATACTTCTGAAGCGGAGACCGGCCATGCGTTCGGCCATCTGGACTTCTTGAAGGAAGTCGGGGATCCGGTCACCGGTGTGCCGATCGGCAATACCGAGGACAATCTCAAGTCGGCCATCGAAGGGGAAACCTACGAATACACCCAGATGTATCCCGGCATGGCCAAGACCGCGCGGGACGAAGGATTTATCGAACTGGCCGAATGGTTCGAGACGCTGGCTAAGGCCGAGCGCTCGCATGCCAACCGGTTTCAAAAGGGGTTCGACGGCTTGAAGCAAGGCTGA
- a CDS encoding dTDP-4-dehydrorhamnose 3,5-epimerase (MaGe:77307500) — protein sequence MQVSATSLEGLLVIETKIWRDARGAFVETYHQERYREAGIGAVFVQDNFSWSQANVLRGLHYQLRHPQGKLVMVVEGRVFDVTVDIRKGSPTFGQWHGVELSAENGRQLYIPPGYAHGFCVLSERAGFMYRCTDYYNPSDERGIRWNDPQLAIDWPVANPLVSQKDQGYKMLAELQSELPQWAGSR from the coding sequence ATGCAGGTTAGCGCGACGTCGCTGGAAGGCCTCCTGGTGATTGAGACGAAAATCTGGCGTGATGCGCGCGGGGCTTTCGTCGAAACCTATCATCAGGAGCGCTATCGAGAGGCGGGCATCGGGGCGGTGTTTGTGCAGGACAACTTTTCCTGGTCGCAGGCGAACGTGTTGCGGGGGCTGCACTATCAGCTCAGGCACCCCCAGGGGAAGCTGGTGATGGTGGTGGAGGGGCGGGTGTTCGACGTGACGGTCGACATCCGGAAAGGATCGCCGACGTTCGGACAATGGCATGGCGTCGAACTCTCGGCCGAGAATGGCCGGCAACTCTATATTCCGCCCGGCTACGCCCATGGGTTTTGCGTATTGAGCGAGCGGGCTGGATTCATGTATCGGTGCACAGACTACTATAATCCGTCGGATGAACGAGGCATTCGATGGAACGATCCACAGCTGGCCATCGATTGGCCGGTGGCGAACCCCCTGGTTTCTCAGAAAGATCAAGGCTACAAAATGTTGGCCGAACTGCAGAGTGAGCTGCCGCAGTGGGCGGGGAGTCGATAA
- a CDS encoding hypothetical protein (Evidence 4 : Unknown function but conserved in other organisms; MaGe:77307501), giving the protein MFVLESRAGVDSVAPHPDNSAIMQSLDIYNPGMPDLQFVLFVSALCTSDLPTLNIPQPVRDELFERCWALVHTGPPPVSKRERVLDLRHGNELTLDACMEAIQSILGDAGVTTITWDHPPSPPTRTSTPEAQPLIDRLQQLYPDAPDIVDPDGGHAG; this is encoded by the coding sequence ATGTTCGTTCTTGAATCGCGGGCAGGCGTTGACTCAGTCGCGCCGCATCCCGATAATAGCGCCATCATGCAATCGTTGGATATCTACAATCCCGGCATGCCGGATTTGCAGTTTGTACTGTTCGTGTCGGCGCTGTGCACGTCCGATCTCCCCACGTTGAATATTCCCCAGCCCGTTCGAGACGAGCTTTTCGAGCGCTGTTGGGCGCTGGTCCATACGGGTCCGCCGCCGGTCTCGAAGCGCGAGCGGGTGCTCGATCTTCGCCATGGGAATGAACTGACCTTGGATGCGTGCATGGAGGCGATCCAATCGATCCTGGGCGACGCCGGAGTCACCACGATTACCTGGGACCACCCGCCGAGCCCTCCCACAAGAACCAGTACTCCGGAGGCTCAGCCGTTGATCGACCGCCTTCAGCAACTGTACCCTGACGCACCTGACATTGTCGATCCGGACGGCGGGCATGCAGGTTAG
- a CDS encoding MoaD/ThiS family protein (MaGe:77307502), with product MVTITLTGQLQTADGERDMACEIPASLTVRQVIQRQGFQLRHLLQLLREKKVLVTINKRIASEDSLVQDGDAIRLVGHDGMGGSGLAPSHT from the coding sequence ATGGTGACAATTACGCTGACCGGTCAACTGCAAACCGCCGATGGCGAGCGCGACATGGCCTGTGAGATCCCGGCCTCGCTCACCGTCCGCCAGGTCATTCAGCGCCAAGGATTTCAACTCCGCCACCTCCTGCAACTGTTGCGGGAAAAGAAAGTGCTGGTCACAATCAACAAGCGCATTGCGAGCGAAGACTCTCTCGTGCAAGACGGCGACGCTATCAGGTTGGTCGGCCACGACGGCATGGGGGGAAGCGGCCTGGCCCCCTCGCACACCTGA
- a CDS encoding Transcriptional dual regulator HU-beta (MaGe:77307503) — protein sequence MAKSMTKSQIADYMAQKSGLTKKAAVQMMDDFAALAYREAKNVFTVPGIGKLVLANRKARMGRNPQTGEPIKIPAKRVVKFRVAKVAKDAILGKK from the coding sequence ATGGCAAAATCAATGACGAAGTCGCAGATCGCCGATTATATGGCTCAAAAGTCCGGTTTGACCAAGAAGGCTGCCGTTCAGATGATGGACGATTTCGCCGCCTTGGCCTATCGTGAAGCGAAGAACGTCTTCACGGTGCCTGGGATCGGCAAGTTGGTGCTGGCGAACCGCAAAGCCCGGATGGGCCGGAACCCGCAGACCGGCGAGCCGATCAAGATCCCTGCCAAGCGAGTGGTGAAGTTCCGCGTCGCGAAGGTGGCCAAGGACGCAATCCTCGGAAAGAAATAA
- a CDS encoding hypothetical protein (Evidence 4 : Unknown function but conserved in other organisms; MaGe:77307504): MGRELPILPASTQADTAEQAENFVYSRVFCQKENSPPLRLLIDFLKARGQTPIVPSNIDDAALDEWAWVQISFGYHRDRKPVQIFCVRDRGTYQDVFEQEQRQFRDLLTAYEDIEAQLALEFVNRAQFILTTRFSKDDMTDEGYDFNGWILEFYQEQCNGIVQIDDQGFYSPKGDLIVDMAPQED; this comes from the coding sequence ATGGGCAGGGAACTTCCGATTCTCCCCGCATCCACACAGGCGGATACAGCGGAACAGGCTGAAAACTTTGTATATTCTCGTGTGTTCTGTCAGAAAGAGAACTCCCCTCCGCTCCGACTCTTAATCGATTTTCTCAAAGCTCGCGGGCAGACTCCCATTGTGCCGAGCAATATCGATGACGCCGCCCTTGATGAGTGGGCCTGGGTGCAAATCTCGTTCGGTTATCACCGCGACCGCAAACCGGTGCAAATATTTTGCGTGCGTGACCGCGGCACCTATCAGGACGTGTTCGAGCAGGAGCAACGGCAATTCCGCGATCTGCTGACCGCCTATGAGGATATTGAAGCCCAGCTCGCGCTCGAATTCGTCAATCGCGCGCAGTTCATTCTCACGACCCGTTTTTCCAAAGACGACATGACCGATGAGGGCTACGACTTCAATGGCTGGATTCTGGAGTTTTACCAGGAACAGTGCAACGGCATTGTCCAGATCGACGACCAGGGTTTTTACTCGCCCAAGGGCGACCTCATTGTCGACATGGCTCCGCAGGAGGACTAA
- a CDS encoding hypothetical protein (Evidence 4 : Unknown function but conserved in other organisms; MaGe:77307505), with product MSTTPTPATTLSSLPEKTSRWFARAAAALLDQIPCRQGCCRCCIGTFPVTILDRQHLLEGLAQLSDAQRQAIQQKAQDQIAAIENRFPRLAMSPIIDEWPDHLTEQLAEQFQDLPCPALDMNGHCAIYAFRPLICRSMGIPPEQDGNVEGACEIQTAVPIIRLSLPFREEEDRLAGEETNHLTALQLRLQCQGEELLLPYAFLPQESRVISSHSA from the coding sequence GTGTCGACCACTCCGACACCGGCGACGACTCTCTCATCGCTTCCTGAAAAAACCTCACGATGGTTCGCGCGGGCCGCTGCAGCCCTTTTAGACCAGATTCCCTGCCGCCAAGGCTGTTGCCGTTGCTGCATCGGCACATTTCCCGTTACGATCCTTGATCGACAGCATCTCCTGGAAGGACTTGCCCAGCTTTCAGACGCTCAACGCCAGGCCATCCAACAAAAGGCCCAGGATCAGATAGCCGCCATCGAAAACCGCTTCCCTCGCCTGGCTATGTCCCCGATAATCGACGAGTGGCCCGACCATCTCACCGAGCAACTAGCCGAGCAATTTCAAGACTTGCCTTGCCCGGCACTTGATATGAACGGGCACTGCGCAATCTATGCCTTTCGGCCACTCATCTGCCGTTCCATGGGCATCCCACCGGAGCAGGATGGAAATGTTGAGGGTGCGTGCGAGATTCAAACCGCTGTTCCGATCATTCGCCTCTCCTTGCCGTTTCGAGAAGAAGAAGACCGGCTGGCGGGAGAAGAGACCAACCACCTGACCGCGCTCCAACTCAGATTGCAATGCCAGGGCGAAGAGCTGCTGCTTCCCTATGCCTTTCTTCCGCAAGAAAGCCGCGTTATCTCCTCACACAGCGCCTAG
- a CDS encoding conserved exported protein of unknown function (Evidence 4 : Unknown function but conserved in other organisms; MaGe:77307506) — translation MKKPLTLCALATLILSLASCATYTFQSMYPSHFSSKSQNDRGQIPSSEIPHEILESLPPDFELAYYSGHLWCFRDWAGKVHLLNLMKSIQRTEWSDKFQQQMNLAQEDEQFRVFTPVGYPHVYCVVPNVDIYALFNETWFEGWLTYLTEWEDAELEIEALWESNKKLVTEIADLRKTIAETDESIKSYQARIKEKEESIKANESAIADRKAKLGMKLFSVEPKKKEPELPPFDPKIPYDRKNDPFLSVVTDHSQDVSSKPWASQQMSGGKYIDPEMAQKIDEINAAFSTPDKISDPGLKKDVKELIKRGFSGVTVTSGTRTPWRQADLYVKAKKDGTPVGKYVRSDHMFGQAADMTIPAGWGWNTSNHKFLRAVMRQFGVAMNVPKDHVHFTLANPSHSFLARRLAMVRAYHAKAGEIRQAQGAVKTNAIFEQNRITEQKAKVEKDLSDRKDELTRQSNIFVQVSARYVEVQQELQRLDAEIARREAEARRAAEAAERHRDRRGIDREPRGGWERPQPDPPPVDRTEPPQRERPRGEQPRREPPSRDTPRETVPDIGRMP, via the coding sequence ATGAAAAAGCCCCTCACTCTCTGCGCATTAGCAACTCTCATTCTCTCTTTGGCAAGTTGTGCTACCTACACCTTCCAATCGATGTACCCATCTCATTTTTCAAGCAAGTCACAAAATGACAGGGGCCAAATCCCTTCCTCGGAAATTCCACACGAAATTTTAGAGTCTCTTCCTCCAGACTTCGAACTAGCATATTACTCTGGCCACTTATGGTGTTTTCGTGATTGGGCTGGAAAGGTGCACCTGCTGAATCTGATGAAATCCATCCAGCGCACTGAGTGGAGCGACAAATTTCAGCAACAGATGAACTTAGCTCAAGAGGACGAGCAATTTCGTGTGTTTACACCTGTAGGATACCCCCATGTTTATTGCGTTGTACCAAACGTAGATATCTACGCATTGTTTAACGAGACATGGTTTGAAGGATGGCTGACCTACCTGACCGAATGGGAAGATGCGGAGCTAGAAATTGAAGCGCTTTGGGAAAGCAATAAGAAGCTGGTTACTGAGATTGCAGATTTAAGAAAGACCATCGCCGAAACAGACGAATCTATAAAATCATATCAGGCTAGAATCAAGGAGAAGGAAGAATCAATAAAGGCAAATGAATCTGCGATTGCGGATCGCAAGGCAAAACTGGGAATGAAATTGTTTTCGGTGGAGCCTAAAAAGAAAGAACCGGAGCTACCACCTTTTGACCCCAAGATACCATACGACAGGAAAAATGACCCTTTCCTTAGCGTGGTCACCGATCACTCTCAGGATGTATCAAGTAAACCATGGGCAAGTCAGCAAATGAGCGGCGGGAAATATATTGACCCTGAAATGGCCCAGAAAATTGACGAAATCAACGCTGCCTTCTCTACGCCGGATAAGATATCAGACCCCGGACTAAAGAAAGATGTAAAGGAGTTAATTAAGAGGGGATTCTCTGGGGTTACAGTAACTTCGGGGACGAGAACACCATGGCGGCAAGCAGATCTTTATGTAAAAGCGAAGAAAGATGGCACTCCAGTTGGCAAGTATGTTCGAAGCGATCATATGTTTGGCCAAGCTGCTGACATGACAATACCTGCTGGCTGGGGATGGAATACATCGAATCATAAATTCTTGCGTGCAGTAATGAGGCAATTTGGTGTTGCTATGAACGTTCCTAAGGACCACGTTCATTTTACGCTGGCGAACCCTTCACATTCCTTCCTGGCTAGAAGGCTAGCAATGGTTCGTGCTTACCATGCGAAAGCGGGGGAAATACGACAGGCACAAGGGGCCGTTAAAACGAATGCGATTTTCGAACAGAATAGAATAACCGAACAGAAGGCAAAAGTAGAAAAAGATTTGAGTGACAGAAAAGACGAGCTTACCAGACAGTCCAATATCTTTGTTCAAGTCTCTGCCAGGTATGTTGAAGTACAACAAGAATTGCAACGTCTGGATGCCGAAATAGCTCGCAGAGAAGCTGAAGCTCGGAGAGCTGCTGAAGCAGCAGAGCGCCATAGGGATAGGAGAGGCATCGACCGAGAGCCTAGAGGTGGTTGGGAAAGGCCTCAGCCTGATCCGCCTCCGGTGGACCGAACAGAACCACCACAACGTGAACGGCCTCGCGGAGAACAACCTCGAAGGGAACCTCCGAGTCGAGATACACCCAGAGAGACCGTACCAGATATAGGACGTATGCCTTGA
- a CDS encoding hypothetical protein (Evidence 4 : Unknown function but conserved in other organisms; MaGe:77307508), with translation MSCSMCDPSDSRNPSGTAQPHSSLVFFLVVFLLVPIGVPSRAAAEWSAIAETKVLYTDNVFEFSSSRRLALAEDPSQPAIVPVDKASDVVWEPSIDLRHRSRPTSLGDTEVSVKAAGFVFTDNPIFNHGNYRVQVKQALGADTSILIRYRFIPNLFLGPNTERRTGLRIPEEERVTSHVWRMQLERRLSDTVTGTLVGRYGLRKFNDVFAERDTAFWSVGPQTDWMILPRVMLSMAYLFEQGLADGHEQTHFRDDVSYRQHFASISATVQITGPLSFTVGYAYRHKEFTSEIVGDSNRGVVDTTHQGAAEFSYRLSNAAVMTLGVQRSQRTSNVSSREFFNTNASLGIQYRF, from the coding sequence ATGTCCTGCTCTATGTGCGATCCTTCGGACAGCCGTAATCCAAGCGGCACGGCCCAGCCACATTCCAGCCTTGTGTTCTTCCTCGTGGTCTTTCTTCTTGTTCCGATCGGAGTTCCCAGCCGCGCCGCAGCAGAATGGTCTGCCATTGCTGAGACCAAAGTGCTCTACACCGACAATGTGTTCGAGTTCTCCTCCTCGCGCCGCTTGGCGCTGGCTGAAGACCCCAGTCAGCCGGCGATTGTGCCTGTCGACAAAGCCAGCGATGTGGTCTGGGAGCCTTCCATCGATCTTCGCCACCGTTCGCGTCCAACCAGTCTCGGTGATACGGAAGTGTCGGTGAAAGCCGCGGGTTTTGTCTTCACGGACAATCCGATTTTCAATCATGGCAACTATCGCGTCCAGGTCAAGCAGGCGCTGGGCGCTGATACCTCGATCTTGATTCGGTACCGGTTTATTCCGAATCTTTTTCTCGGTCCCAATACGGAGCGCCGGACCGGTCTCCGCATTCCGGAGGAAGAGCGGGTGACATCCCATGTTTGGCGGATGCAGCTTGAACGGCGGCTGTCCGATACGGTGACCGGTACGCTGGTCGGCCGCTATGGCCTTCGGAAATTCAACGACGTCTTTGCCGAGCGCGATACCGCATTCTGGAGTGTGGGTCCACAGACAGATTGGATGATCCTGCCGAGAGTCATGCTGAGCATGGCGTACTTATTCGAGCAAGGATTGGCCGACGGACACGAGCAGACCCACTTCAGAGACGATGTCTCCTATCGCCAGCACTTTGCGTCGATCAGCGCCACGGTTCAGATTACCGGACCGCTCTCGTTCACGGTGGGCTATGCCTATCGACACAAGGAGTTTACCAGCGAGATCGTCGGTGATTCGAATCGCGGAGTCGTGGATACCACACACCAGGGCGCAGCAGAGTTTTCCTACCGGCTTTCCAATGCGGCCGTCATGACGCTGGGCGTCCAGCGCTCGCAGCGCACGTCCAACGTGAGCAGCCGGGAGTTCTTCAATACCAATGCCTCACTCGGGATACAGTATCGTTTTTAG